A genome region from Methylobacterium sp. FF17 includes the following:
- the carA gene encoding glutamine-hydrolyzing carbamoyl-phosphate synthase small subunit gives MLQDEGVHTPAVPAPPAPWAEPLATALLVLADGTVLEGFGIGQTGIADGEVCFNTAMTGYQEILTDPSYAGQIVTFTFPHIGNTGTNDEDLESLDAAPASGVRGTVIASAVTNPSSWRSSSHLDAWLKARGIVGITGVDTRALTALIRDHGMPNAIIANDPEGRFDREALKARAAALAPMEGLDLVPPVTSRERSEWSQTTWGVKGGYGDRKPGTGLKVVAIDYGVKRNILRLLAEAGCDVTVVPATTTAEEIMAMKPDGVFLSNGPGDPAATGEYAVPVIRALLAEKVPTFGICLGHQLMGLALGGRTVKMAQGHHGANHPVKDKTTGKVEIVSMNHGFAVDPASLPETALETHVSLFDGSNCGLTLTDRPAFSVQHHPEASPGPRDSHYLFERFVALMKAGTPETLITTAE, from the coding sequence ATGCTGCAAGATGAAGGCGTCCACACGCCTGCCGTGCCCGCGCCCCCCGCCCCCTGGGCCGAGCCCCTGGCCACCGCGCTCCTCGTCCTCGCCGACGGGACCGTGCTGGAGGGTTTCGGCATCGGCCAGACCGGAATCGCCGACGGCGAAGTCTGCTTCAATACCGCGATGACGGGCTATCAGGAGATCCTGACCGACCCGTCCTACGCGGGCCAGATCGTCACCTTCACCTTCCCGCATATCGGCAACACCGGCACCAACGACGAGGACCTCGAGAGCCTGGACGCAGCCCCGGCCTCCGGCGTCCGCGGCACCGTGATCGCCTCCGCGGTGACCAACCCGTCGAGCTGGCGCTCGTCGAGCCATCTCGACGCCTGGCTGAAGGCACGCGGCATCGTGGGCATCACCGGGGTCGACACCCGGGCGCTCACCGCCCTGATCCGCGACCATGGCATGCCGAACGCGATCATTGCCAACGATCCGGAGGGACGCTTCGACCGCGAGGCCCTGAAGGCCCGCGCCGCCGCGCTCGCGCCGATGGAAGGCCTCGACCTCGTGCCGCCGGTCACCAGCCGCGAGCGCTCGGAATGGTCGCAGACGACCTGGGGGGTCAAGGGCGGCTACGGCGACCGCAAGCCGGGCACCGGCCTCAAGGTGGTGGCCATCGACTACGGCGTGAAGCGCAACATCCTGCGTCTCCTGGCCGAGGCCGGCTGCGACGTCACGGTGGTGCCGGCCACGACCACCGCCGAAGAGATCATGGCGATGAAGCCGGACGGCGTGTTCCTGTCGAACGGCCCCGGCGACCCGGCCGCCACCGGCGAATACGCCGTGCCGGTGATCCGGGCGCTCCTCGCCGAGAAGGTCCCGACCTTCGGCATCTGCCTCGGACACCAGCTGATGGGTCTCGCCCTCGGCGGCCGCACCGTGAAGATGGCGCAGGGGCACCATGGCGCGAACCATCCGGTCAAGGACAAGACCACCGGCAAGGTCGAGATCGTCTCGATGAACCACGGCTTCGCGGTGGACCCGGCGAGCCTGCCCGAGACCGCCCTGGAAACCCACGTCTCGCTCTTCGACGGCTCGAATTGCGGTCTCACCCTCACCGATCGCCCCGCCTTCTCGGTGCAGCACCACCCCGAGGCGTCGCCGGGCCCCCGTGACAGCCACTACCTGTTCGAGCGCTTCGTCGCCCTGATGAAGGCCGGTACGCCCGAGACGCTGATCACCACGGCCGAGTGA
- the greA gene encoding transcription elongation factor GreA, with the protein MDKVPMTVRGYAALEEELKHRQQVERQRIIQAIAEARALGDLSENAEYHAAKEAQSHNEGRVLELESMISRAEVIDVTKLSGTKIKFGATVKLLDEDTEEEKTYQLVGEPEADVRSGLVSITSPIARALIGKGVGDTVEVTTPGGGKSYEVVAVQYG; encoded by the coding sequence ATAGACAAGGTTCCGATGACGGTGCGCGGTTACGCAGCGCTGGAGGAGGAGTTGAAGCACCGCCAGCAGGTGGAGCGCCAGCGTATCATCCAGGCCATCGCCGAGGCCCGCGCCTTGGGCGACCTGTCGGAGAACGCCGAGTACCATGCCGCCAAGGAGGCGCAGTCCCACAACGAGGGCCGCGTGCTCGAACTGGAGAGCATGATCTCGCGCGCCGAGGTGATCGACGTCACCAAGCTCTCGGGCACGAAGATCAAGTTCGGCGCCACCGTGAAGCTCCTCGACGAGGATACCGAGGAGGAGAAGACCTACCAGCTCGTCGGCGAGCCGGAAGCCGATGTCCGCTCGGGCCTCGTCTCGATCACCTCGCCCATCGCCCGCGCGCTGATCGGCAAGGGCGTCGGCGACACCGTGGAGGTGACGACCCCGGGT
- the carB gene encoding carbamoyl-phosphate synthase large subunit, protein MPKRTDISSILIIGAGPIVIGQACEFDYSGTQACKALREEGYRIVLVNSNPATIMTDPDMADATYVEPITPEIVAKIIEKERYAVPGGFALLPTMGGQTALNCALSLKKMGVLEKFDVQMIGATTEAIDKAEDRHLFRDAMTKIGLETPKSALANASAAKKADRQKYLAEIARIEAANEGEARVAALAAFEKIWHRGESDRRKRYGEHAIGQALIALAEVGLPAIIRPSFTMGGTGGGIAYNREEFLDIVERGIDASPTNEVLIEESVLGWKEYEMEVVRDKNDNCIIVCSIENIDPMGVHTGDSITVAPALTLTDKEYQVMRDASLAVLREIGVETGGSNVQFAIDPATGRMIVIEMNPRVSRSSALASKATGFPIAKVAAKLAVGYTLDEIANDITGGATPASFEPSIDYVVTKIPRFAFEKFPGAEPTLTTAMKSVGEAMAIGRCFAESLQKALRSLETGLTGLDEIEIEGLGKGDDHNAIKAALGTPTPDRLLKVGQALRLGVSHEEVHASCKIDPWFLEQLQAIVDLENRVKAHGIPKTPGALRQLKAAGFSDARLAVLAKTDEASVRAARRALDVRPVFKRIDTCAAEFQAPTAYMYSTYVAPFAGTVVDEARPTDAKKVIILGGGPNRIGQGIEFDYCCCHACFALTEAGYETIMVNCNPETVSTDYDTSDRLYFEPLTEEDVLEIIETERQAGTLHGVIVQFGGQTPLKLARALEAAGVPILGTSPDAIDLAEDRDQFKRLLDKLGMKQPKNGIAYSVEQSRLIASDLGLPFVVRPSYVLGGRAMAIIRDEAQFADYLLDTLPSLIPSDVKARYPNDKTGQINTVLGKNPLLFDRYLSDATEIDVDAICDGKDVFIAGIMEHIEEAGIHSGDSACSLPSRSLSPEIIAELERQTKAMALALKVGGLMNVQYAIKDGVIYVLEVNPRASRTVPFVAKVIGEPIAKIAARVMSGESLASFDLRPKVLEHIAVKEAVFPFARFPGVDVLLGPEMRSTGEVIGLDSSFGVAFAKSQLGSGTLVPKDGAVFVSVRDADKARILPAIRLLAELGFTIVATGGTQRYLADQGVPTERVNKVLEGRPHVVDSIKNGDIQLVFNTTEGAGALSDSRSLRRAALLHKVPYYTTLAGAMAAAEGIKAYLGGDLKVRALQEYFAA, encoded by the coding sequence ATGCCGAAACGCACCGACATTTCCTCGATCCTGATCATCGGTGCGGGGCCGATCGTCATCGGTCAGGCCTGCGAGTTCGATTACTCCGGGACGCAGGCCTGCAAGGCCCTGCGCGAGGAGGGCTACCGGATCGTGCTGGTGAATTCGAACCCGGCCACGATCATGACCGACCCGGACATGGCGGACGCGACCTATGTCGAGCCGATCACCCCGGAGATCGTCGCCAAGATCATCGAGAAGGAACGCTACGCGGTTCCCGGCGGCTTCGCGCTGCTGCCCACCATGGGCGGCCAGACCGCGCTGAACTGCGCCCTGTCGCTCAAGAAGATGGGTGTGCTCGAGAAGTTCGACGTCCAGATGATCGGCGCCACCACCGAGGCGATCGACAAGGCCGAAGACCGCCACCTCTTCCGTGACGCCATGACGAAGATCGGCCTGGAGACGCCGAAATCGGCGCTGGCGAACGCATCGGCCGCCAAGAAGGCCGATCGCCAGAAGTATCTGGCCGAGATCGCCCGCATCGAAGCGGCGAACGAAGGCGAGGCGCGCGTCGCGGCGCTCGCCGCCTTCGAGAAGATTTGGCACAGGGGCGAGTCGGATCGGCGCAAGCGCTACGGCGAACACGCCATCGGGCAGGCGCTGATCGCGCTGGCCGAAGTCGGGCTGCCGGCGATCATCCGCCCCTCCTTCACCATGGGCGGTACCGGCGGCGGCATCGCCTATAACCGCGAGGAATTCCTCGACATCGTCGAGCGTGGCATCGACGCCTCGCCGACGAACGAGGTCCTGATCGAGGAGAGCGTCCTCGGCTGGAAGGAATACGAGATGGAGGTCGTTCGCGATAAGAACGACAACTGCATCATCGTCTGCTCCATCGAGAACATCGACCCGATGGGCGTCCACACGGGCGATTCCATCACCGTCGCGCCGGCCCTGACGCTGACCGACAAGGAATATCAGGTGATGCGCGATGCGTCGCTCGCGGTGCTGCGCGAGATCGGCGTCGAGACCGGCGGCTCGAACGTGCAGTTCGCCATCGACCCGGCCACTGGCCGGATGATCGTCATCGAGATGAACCCGCGCGTCTCGCGGTCTTCCGCCCTGGCGTCCAAGGCCACCGGGTTCCCGATCGCCAAGGTCGCGGCCAAGCTCGCGGTGGGTTACACCCTCGACGAGATCGCCAACGACATCACGGGCGGCGCCACCCCGGCCTCCTTCGAGCCTTCGATCGACTACGTCGTCACCAAGATCCCCCGCTTCGCCTTCGAGAAGTTCCCCGGGGCCGAGCCGACGCTGACCACCGCCATGAAGTCGGTGGGCGAGGCCATGGCCATCGGCCGCTGCTTTGCCGAATCCCTACAGAAGGCCCTGCGCTCCCTGGAGACCGGCCTCACGGGCCTCGACGAGATCGAGATCGAGGGCCTCGGCAAGGGCGACGATCACAACGCCATCAAGGCGGCGCTGGGCACCCCGACGCCGGACCGGCTCCTCAAGGTGGGCCAGGCGCTGCGCCTCGGCGTCAGCCACGAGGAGGTGCACGCCTCCTGCAAGATCGACCCGTGGTTCCTGGAGCAGCTCCAGGCGATCGTGGACCTGGAGAACCGGGTCAAGGCGCACGGCATCCCCAAGACGCCGGGCGCCCTGCGCCAGCTCAAGGCCGCCGGCTTCTCCGATGCCCGTCTGGCCGTCCTGGCCAAGACCGACGAGGCGAGCGTGCGCGCCGCGCGCCGCGCGCTCGACGTCCGCCCCGTCTTCAAGCGCATCGACACCTGCGCGGCCGAGTTCCAGGCCCCCACCGCCTACATGTACTCGACCTACGTGGCGCCCTTCGCCGGCACCGTGGTGGACGAGGCGCGCCCGACGGATGCCAAGAAGGTCATCATCCTCGGCGGTGGCCCGAACCGGATCGGCCAGGGCATCGAGTTCGACTACTGCTGCTGCCACGCCTGCTTCGCGCTGACCGAGGCCGGGTACGAGACCATCATGGTCAACTGCAACCCGGAGACGGTCTCCACCGACTACGACACCTCGGACCGGCTCTACTTCGAGCCGCTGACGGAGGAGGATGTCCTCGAGATCATCGAGACCGAGCGTCAGGCGGGCACGCTCCACGGCGTCATCGTGCAGTTCGGCGGGCAGACCCCGCTGAAGCTCGCCCGTGCCCTCGAAGCCGCCGGCGTGCCGATCCTCGGCACCTCCCCGGACGCCATCGACCTCGCCGAGGATCGCGACCAGTTCAAGCGCCTCCTCGACAAGCTCGGGATGAAGCAGCCCAAGAACGGCATCGCCTACTCGGTGGAGCAGAGCCGGCTCATCGCCTCGGACCTCGGCCTGCCCTTCGTGGTGCGCCCGAGCTACGTGCTCGGCGGCCGCGCCATGGCGATCATCCGCGACGAGGCCCAGTTCGCCGACTACCTTCTCGACACACTGCCGAGCCTGATCCCCTCGGACGTCAAGGCGCGCTACCCCAACGACAAGACGGGGCAGATCAACACGGTGCTGGGCAAGAACCCGCTGCTGTTCGACCGCTACCTGTCGGATGCCACCGAGATCGATGTCGACGCGATCTGCGACGGCAAGGACGTGTTCATCGCCGGCATCATGGAGCACATCGAGGAGGCCGGCATCCACTCGGGCGATTCCGCCTGCTCCCTGCCCTCGCGCTCCCTGTCGCCGGAGATCATCGCAGAGCTCGAGCGCCAGACCAAGGCGATGGCCCTGGCCCTGAAGGTCGGTGGCCTGATGAACGTCCAGTACGCGATCAAGGACGGCGTGATCTACGTGCTGGAGGTGAATCCGCGCGCCTCGCGCACGGTCCCGTTCGTCGCCAAGGTGATCGGCGAACCGATCGCCAAGATCGCGGCGCGCGTCATGTCCGGCGAATCGCTGGCGAGCTTCGATCTCCGGCCGAAGGTCCTGGAGCACATCGCGGTCAAGGAAGCGGTCTTCCCCTTCGCCCGCTTCCCCGGCGTGGACGTGCTGCTCGGCCCCGAGATGCGCTCCACCGGAGAGGTCATCGGCCTCGATTCCAGCTTCGGCGTCGCCTTCGCCAAGAGCCAGCTCGGGTCCGGCACCCTGGTGCCGAAGGACGGTGCGGTGTTCGTCTCGGTGCGTGATGCCGACAAGGCGCGCATCCTGCCGGCCATCCGCCTGCTCGCGGAACTCGGCTTCACCATCGTCGCCACGGGCGGGACGCAACGCTATCTCGCGGACCAGGGCGTGCCGACGGAGCGGGTGAACAAGGTGTTGGAGGGCCGGCCGCACGTGGTCGATTCGATCAAGAACGGCGACATCCAGCTGGTGTTCAACACCACGGAGGGCGCCGGTGCCCTCTCGGACTCGCGCTCGCTCCGGCGCGCTGCCCTCTTGCATAAAGTGCCGTACTACACCACTCTTGCGGGAGCGATGGCGGCGGCCGAGGGGATCAAGGCCTATCTCGGAGGCGATCTTAAGGTCCGCGCCTTGCAGGAATACTTCGCGGCCTGA
- a CDS encoding GatB/YqeY domain-containing protein, whose translation MLRARLTTEMKEAMKAGDKAKLATVRMIQAALKDKDIEARGLGKEPASEEDILALLQKMIKQRNESAAVYDQGGRPELAENERNEVAIIAGFLPQQMDEAETRAAIDKAVAETGAAGPKDMGKVIAALKGAYAGRMDFAKASGFVKDALNAKA comes from the coding sequence ATGCTGCGCGCCCGCCTCACCACCGAGATGAAGGAGGCCATGAAGGCCGGCGACAAGGCGAAGCTCGCCACCGTCCGGATGATTCAGGCCGCCCTCAAGGATAAGGACATCGAGGCGCGGGGCCTCGGCAAGGAGCCTGCCTCCGAAGAGGACATCCTCGCGCTCCTCCAGAAGATGATCAAGCAGCGCAACGAATCGGCCGCGGTCTACGACCAGGGCGGCCGTCCCGAACTCGCCGAGAACGAGCGCAACGAGGTCGCGATCATCGCCGGCTTCCTGCCGCAGCAGATGGACGAGGCCGAAACCCGCGCGGCGATCGACAAGGCCGTGGCCGAAACCGGTGCCGCCGGGCCGAAGGACATGGGCAAGGTCATCGCCGCCCTGAAGGGCGCCTATGCGGGCCGCATGGACTTCGCCAAGGCGAGCGGGTTCGTGAAGGACGCCCTGAACGCCAAGGCTTAA